The Thermoflexus hugenholtzii JAD2 genomic interval CGGTCCGCATCCCGCACCGCGGCCACCTCCGGGTTGGTGACCAGGAGGATGAGATCGGCGGGGGCCAGGGCGGTGCGGAAGCCCTCCTCGATGCCGGCGGCGGAGTCGATGAGGATGTAATCGAAGTCGGGCCGCAGCTCCTCGCAGATGCGGACCATGTCCTCCGGCCTGACGGCCGATTTATCCCGGCTCTGAGCGGCGGGCATCAGGTAGAGGTCGGGAACCCGCTTGTCGCGGATGAGGGCCTGGCGGGTGCGGCAGCGGCCTTCCACCACGTGGACGATGTCGTAGACGATGCGGTTCTCCAGCCCCAGGACCACATCCAGGTTTCTCAAGCCGATGTCCGCGTCGATGCACACCACCTTCTTGCCGGCCAGGGCCAGGGCCATCCCCACGTTTGCCGTCACCGTCGTCTTGCCCACCCCGCCCTTGCCGGAGGTGACCGTGATCACCTGCGCGCTCATGGCGAACCTCCCGCTTTACCAATGCGAAGGGAGAGAAAACTCCTCTGGTTCACAGAAAGCGCCCGAACCATCGTTCCATCCACGATAAGGGACGCCACGGCTCCACCACGATCCGGCCCTCCTGAACCACCGCTTGCTCGGGGATGGGCCGTCGGGGCTCCTCCGGCGAGCGGGCGATGTGGCGCCCGATGCGCAGCTGGACCGGGCGGAGCTCCAGGGCGTAGACCGCCGCCTCATCGTTCCCCTCACAGCCGGCGTGGGCCGTCCCCAGCAAGCGTCCCCAGATCACGATGTCGCCGGTGGCGGCGATCTCCGCCCCCGGATG includes:
- the minD gene encoding septum site-determining protein MinD, whose product is MSAQVITVTSGKGGVGKTTVTANVGMALALAGKKVVCIDADIGLRNLDVVLGLENRIVYDIVHVVEGRCRTRQALIRDKRVPDLYLMPAAQSRDKSAVRPEDMVRICEELRPDFDYILIDSAAGIEEGFRTALAPADLILLVTNPEVAAVRDADRVIGLVEAMGKPTPKLIVNRLKPDMVRRGDMLDTSDVLEILAIELLGVIPEDEQVIVATNRGTPVVLEERSPAGQAFRAIARRLMGENVPLFPSEDGQGVLSWLRRLVRSGGGR